One window of the Rhizobiaceae bacterium genome contains the following:
- a CDS encoding heme ABC transporter ATP-binding protein, with the protein MIVAERVSISFGRKRIVSGVDFEAHPGEVSAIVGPNGSGKTTFLKALSGDAGYGGRISINGRELRSMKAWEAAAMRAVLPQQAMMAFPFTVREVVKLGLTGGRSGAPAGENERLPERALARVDLEGFAGRYYQELSGGEQQRVQLARVLCQVWTPVLDGNPRYLLLDEPVSSLDIRHQLIIMDIARDFARSGGGVIAILHDLNLTAMYADRVYVMQRGSLAAAGSPRAVLSDEVIARVFECPLRVGALPAGDMPFVLPQSVA; encoded by the coding sequence ATGATCGTCGCGGAAAGAGTCTCCATCTCCTTCGGCCGCAAGCGCATCGTCTCCGGCGTCGACTTCGAGGCGCATCCGGGCGAGGTGTCCGCAATCGTCGGTCCGAACGGCTCCGGCAAGACCACCTTCCTCAAGGCGCTTTCGGGAGACGCGGGCTATGGGGGACGGATCTCGATCAACGGCCGCGAGCTCAGGTCGATGAAGGCCTGGGAAGCGGCGGCGATGCGCGCCGTGCTGCCGCAGCAGGCGATGATGGCCTTCCCGTTCACGGTGCGCGAGGTGGTCAAGCTTGGTCTGACAGGTGGCCGGTCCGGTGCTCCGGCCGGGGAAAACGAGCGGCTGCCGGAGCGCGCTCTGGCCCGCGTCGATCTCGAGGGGTTCGCCGGCCGCTACTATCAGGAACTCTCCGGCGGCGAGCAGCAGCGGGTGCAACTGGCGCGCGTCCTCTGCCAGGTCTGGACGCCGGTGCTGGACGGGAACCCGCGCTATCTCCTGCTTGATGAGCCGGTGTCGAGCCTGGACATCAGGCATCAGCTCATCATCATGGATATTGCGCGCGATTTCGCCCGCAGCGGCGGCGGCGTGATCGCCATCCTGCACGATCTCAATCTCACTGCGATGTATGCCGACCGGGTCTACGTGATGCAGCGCGGCAGTCTCGCGGCCGCGGGCTCGCCGCGCGCCGTGCTGAGCGACGAGGTCATTGCGCGAGTGTTCGAGTGTCCGCTGAGGGTAGGGGCCTTGCCGGCAGGAGACATGCCCTTCGTGCTGCCGCAGTCCGTCGCCTGA
- a CDS encoding cupin domain-containing protein, whose amino-acid sequence MTDITLFSDGTGEWTATPDGNRRRVVLHTDELMMVEFAFEKGGEGWLHSHPHVQASYVVEGVFEVTIDGRTQTVAAGGAYIVPSNLVHGVKALEAGRLIDAFTPHRADFL is encoded by the coding sequence ATGACGGACATCACATTGTTCTCGGACGGCACGGGCGAATGGACGGCGACGCCGGACGGCAACCGCCGCCGCGTCGTCCTGCATACGGACGAACTGATGATGGTCGAGTTCGCCTTCGAAAAGGGCGGCGAAGGCTGGCTGCATTCCCATCCGCACGTGCAGGCGAGCTATGTGGTCGAAGGTGTGTTCGAGGTGACGATCGACGGCAGGACGCAGACCGTCGCAGCCGGCGGGGCCTACATCGTCCCGTCAAACCTCGTTCACGGGGTAAAGGCGCTCGAAGCGGGGCGGCTGATCGACGCCTTCACACCGCATCGCGCCGACTTCCTCTGA
- the kduD gene encoding 2-dehydro-3-deoxy-D-gluconate 5-dehydrogenase KduD yields MKPSPFSLEGKRILVTGANTGIGQGICLAAGRAGASVTGVGRSSMEETAGLMREIGAAFEPVACDLSDHAAAQTMFEAVWKKAPLDGLVNNAGIIRRQDAVEFSEENWDDVVDTNLKTTFFLCQSFGRHLLAAGRAGRIVNIASMLSFQGGIRVASYTASKHGVVGITRLLACEWAAKGINVNAIAPGYIKTNNTEALRADPDRNAAILARIPAGRWGRPSDIGDAAVFLLSPASTYVHGTVLAVDGGWLAR; encoded by the coding sequence ATGAAGCCGTCTCCGTTCAGCCTTGAAGGCAAGCGCATCCTGGTGACCGGAGCCAACACCGGCATCGGCCAAGGGATTTGTCTCGCGGCCGGGCGCGCTGGAGCAAGCGTGACCGGTGTCGGCCGATCCTCGATGGAAGAAACCGCCGGCTTGATGCGCGAGATCGGCGCCGCGTTCGAGCCAGTAGCCTGCGACCTGTCGGATCACGCCGCCGCGCAGACGATGTTCGAAGCAGTCTGGAAGAAGGCGCCCCTCGACGGCCTCGTGAACAATGCCGGCATCATCCGGCGGCAGGATGCCGTCGAATTCTCGGAAGAGAATTGGGACGACGTGGTCGACACCAACCTCAAGACGACGTTCTTCCTCTGCCAGTCCTTCGGCCGGCACCTGCTCGCGGCGGGCCGCGCGGGTCGCATCGTCAACATCGCGTCGATGCTCTCCTTTCAGGGCGGGATACGCGTTGCCTCCTATACCGCTTCCAAACACGGCGTGGTCGGCATCACCAGGTTGCTCGCCTGCGAATGGGCAGCCAAAGGAATCAACGTCAACGCAATCGCGCCGGGTTATATCAAGACCAACAACACCGAGGCGTTGCGCGCCGACCCGGACCGCAACGCGGCCATTCTCGCCCGGATTCCCGCAGGCCGCTGGGGCCGCCCGAGCGACATAGGCGACGCGGCGGTGTTCCTGCTCTCGCCGGCGTCCACCTATGTGCACGGTACCGTACTCGCCGTCGACGGCGGCTGGCTGGCAAGATGA
- the kduI gene encoding 5-dehydro-4-deoxy-D-glucuronate isomerase, giving the protein MTGTHGHTEYTSRYAIDPQAAAAMGTDELRSHFHLPALFQAGSINLVYTHYDRMVVGGAMPGAKTLKLEAIKPTGTPNFLDRREMIAVNIGGAGTVTTDGVIHALAPRDMIYIGKDTAEVVFASDAAVEPAKFYLLSAPAHARHPTKTIRIGDAKRLDLGSQLTSNERSICQFIHPEGVKTCQLVVGMTQLAPGSVWNTMPCHVHDRRMEAYLYFDLPDTACVFHFMGEPDETRHVVMKNEEAVLSPGWSIHSGCGTSNYAFIWAMAGDNVDYTDVDPVAIGDLR; this is encoded by the coding sequence ATGACCGGAACGCACGGCCACACCGAATACACATCGCGCTACGCGATCGATCCGCAGGCGGCCGCGGCCATGGGCACGGACGAATTGCGCAGCCATTTCCATCTGCCTGCGCTGTTTCAGGCGGGCAGCATCAACCTCGTCTATACGCACTACGACCGCATGGTCGTCGGTGGCGCCATGCCCGGCGCGAAGACCTTGAAGCTTGAGGCGATCAAGCCCACCGGAACGCCGAATTTCCTAGACCGCCGCGAAATGATCGCGGTGAACATCGGCGGAGCTGGCACGGTCACGACCGACGGCGTCATCCATGCGCTGGCGCCGCGCGATATGATCTATATCGGCAAGGACACCGCCGAGGTCGTCTTTGCCTCGGACGCCGCCGTCGAACCGGCGAAGTTCTATCTTCTCAGCGCGCCGGCCCATGCGCGGCATCCGACGAAAACGATCAGGATCGGGGACGCCAAACGGCTCGATCTCGGCAGCCAGCTAACCTCGAACGAGCGCTCCATCTGCCAGTTCATCCATCCGGAAGGCGTGAAAACCTGCCAGCTCGTCGTCGGCATGACGCAACTCGCGCCCGGTTCCGTGTGGAACACCATGCCCTGCCACGTGCACGACCGCCGGATGGAGGCGTATCTCTACTTCGACCTGCCCGATACGGCTTGCGTTTTCCATTTCATGGGCGAGCCCGACGAGACCCGACACGTGGTGATGAAGAACGAGGAGGCCGTGCTTTCGCCGGGCTGGTCGATCCACTCCGGCTGCGGCACCTCAAACTACGCCTTCATCTGGGCCATGGCCGGCGACAATGTGGATTATACCGACGTCGATCCGGTGGCGATCGGCGATCTGCGATGA
- a CDS encoding FadR family transcriptional regulator produces MAPSDSTDIRTERRPKLSERVVAALRDQILRGQIPSGQKLPTESQLTETFGVSRTVIREAIATLAADGLVEPRQGAGVFVNERPTQAFAAISAGSSGMSISNALNVLEVRMGIEIESAGLAALRRNSAQEATIQEAFFEFERLLGLGKPTGKTDFAFHRAIAAATNNPFYVDVLDALGSRTIPCDVTSPWGTDSVLTREYQEGLQREHLVIMRAILRGDADAARAGMRAHLGASQQRYRERLDGRYEEYLSAMPRLRNSQT; encoded by the coding sequence ATGGCACCCAGCGATTCGACCGACATCAGAACCGAAAGACGGCCCAAGCTCTCCGAGCGCGTGGTTGCGGCATTGCGCGACCAGATTCTCCGGGGGCAGATTCCATCAGGCCAGAAATTGCCTACCGAGAGCCAGCTGACCGAGACCTTCGGCGTCTCCCGCACGGTGATACGCGAGGCGATCGCCACTCTCGCCGCCGACGGACTGGTCGAGCCCCGGCAAGGCGCGGGCGTCTTCGTCAATGAACGGCCGACACAGGCGTTCGCCGCGATCAGCGCCGGCAGCAGCGGCATGAGCATTTCCAACGCGCTCAATGTTCTCGAAGTCCGCATGGGCATCGAGATCGAGAGCGCGGGCCTCGCGGCGCTGCGCCGCAACAGCGCGCAGGAAGCGACGATCCAGGAAGCGTTCTTCGAGTTCGAACGGCTGCTCGGCCTCGGCAAGCCGACCGGCAAGACCGATTTCGCCTTCCATCGCGCCATCGCGGCCGCCACCAACAACCCGTTCTACGTCGATGTGCTTGATGCGCTGGGCAGCCGCACGATCCCCTGCGACGTCACCTCGCCATGGGGCACGGACAGCGTGCTGACCCGAGAGTATCAGGAAGGGCTGCAGCGGGAACATCTCGTGATAATGCGCGCCATCCTGCGAGGCGACGCCGACGCGGCGCGCGCCGGCATGCGCGCGCATCTTGGCGCCAGCCAGCAGCGCTACCGCGAGCGTCTCGACGGCCGCTACGAGGAATATCTTTCCGCCATGCCCCGGCTGCGCAATTCCCAAACCTGA
- a CDS encoding TRAP transporter large permease, producing the protein MASLILFGVFTLLMLIGTPIAFCLGAASFAAILYIGLPPLVIFQQMNSGMSVFTLLAIPFFIYAGDLMVRGGIAQRIVNFAGSLVGHMRGGLGQVNIAASTLFGGISGSAVAEAAAVGGLMIPQMKARGYGADYAVNVTSMAALIALLLPPSHNMIIYSISAGGKISIADLFTAGIIPGLLFALSLMVTAYIVARQRGYPTEPFPGFRRVGWFFLNSLPGLLLIAIIFGGVRSGVFTATESSCIAVIYALLVTLLIYRQLNWTAFVHATLGAVRTTAMVLLIIGTAASFAWLMAYLRIPAQLIAWMGAVSENPLIVLLLINLILLILGTFMDMGPTIIIATPIFLPVALHYGIDPVHFGVILILNLGIGLNTPPVGAVQFVACAVGRITVWQAMRSIWPFYGASLVVLALVTYVPALSLWLPSVFK; encoded by the coding sequence ATGGCTTCGCTCATCCTGTTCGGTGTCTTCACCCTGCTGATGCTCATCGGCACGCCGATCGCCTTCTGCCTCGGCGCGGCGAGTTTTGCGGCGATCCTCTACATCGGCCTGCCGCCGCTGGTGATCTTCCAGCAGATGAACTCAGGCATGAGCGTCTTCACGCTGCTTGCCATTCCTTTCTTCATCTATGCGGGTGACCTGATGGTGCGGGGCGGGATCGCCCAGCGTATCGTCAACTTCGCCGGCTCGCTCGTCGGCCACATGCGCGGCGGCCTCGGACAGGTCAATATCGCGGCTTCGACGCTTTTCGGCGGCATTTCCGGCTCTGCCGTCGCCGAGGCCGCGGCGGTCGGCGGGTTGATGATCCCGCAGATGAAGGCGCGCGGCTACGGGGCGGACTACGCCGTCAACGTGACGTCGATGGCGGCCCTCATCGCGCTCCTGCTGCCGCCGTCCCACAATATGATCATCTATTCCATTTCGGCCGGCGGGAAGATATCGATCGCCGATCTGTTCACGGCCGGCATCATCCCCGGCCTGCTGTTCGCCCTGTCGCTCATGGTGACGGCCTATATCGTCGCCCGCCAGCGGGGCTATCCGACCGAGCCGTTCCCGGGCTTCCGGCGCGTGGGCTGGTTCTTCCTCAATTCGCTGCCGGGTCTGCTGCTGATCGCGATCATCTTCGGCGGCGTCCGCTCCGGTGTCTTCACCGCGACGGAAAGTTCCTGCATCGCGGTCATCTACGCGCTGCTGGTGACGCTGCTGATCTATCGGCAGCTCAACTGGACGGCCTTCGTCCACGCCACGCTCGGCGCGGTGCGCACGACGGCCATGGTGCTGCTCATCATCGGAACGGCCGCATCCTTCGCCTGGCTGATGGCTTACCTGCGCATCCCCGCCCAACTGATCGCCTGGATGGGGGCGGTGTCGGAAAACCCGCTCATCGTGCTGCTCCTGATCAATCTCATTCTGCTGATCCTGGGCACTTTCATGGATATGGGCCCGACCATCATCATCGCGACGCCGATCTTCCTGCCGGTCGCCCTCCACTACGGCATCGATCCTGTGCATTTCGGCGTGATCCTGATCCTCAATCTGGGCATCGGCCTGAACACGCCGCCAGTGGGCGCCGTGCAGTTCGTCGCCTGTGCCGTCGGCCGGATCACCGTGTGGCAGGCGATGCGCTCGATCTGGCCTTTCTACGGCGCGAGCCTCGTCGTGCTCGCGCTTGTCACCTACGTGCCGGCGCTGTCGCTTTGGCTGCCGAGCGTCTTCAAGTAG
- a CDS encoding TRAP transporter small permease, which produces MGEAPPERRRLTAAGKLLAALSDGALYIAGIGLVVMTVLVFWQVFLRYVLNHSNAWTELTAIMLMSWFIFLGSAVGVRENYHLGFDVLLYVLPPGSKRILRTISDLVVLAFAFGMIWYGISLMRLQWNEVLPSLGISGAFRYLPLTAGGVLITLFSLERIVLRWSGVDVDMDAHEEDVPSLSEVKEV; this is translated from the coding sequence ATCGGAGAAGCTCCGCCCGAACGGCGACGCCTGACGGCGGCCGGCAAGCTGCTCGCAGCCCTGTCGGACGGCGCTCTCTACATCGCAGGCATCGGCCTGGTGGTGATGACCGTTCTGGTCTTCTGGCAGGTATTCCTGCGCTATGTGCTCAACCACAGCAACGCCTGGACCGAGCTTACGGCGATCATGCTGATGAGCTGGTTCATCTTCCTCGGTTCCGCCGTCGGCGTGCGGGAAAACTATCATCTCGGCTTCGACGTGCTGCTCTACGTCCTGCCGCCCGGCAGCAAGCGGATATTGCGCACCATCTCGGACCTCGTCGTGCTCGCCTTCGCCTTCGGCATGATCTGGTACGGCATCTCGCTGATGAGACTGCAATGGAACGAAGTGCTGCCTTCGCTCGGTATTTCGGGCGCCTTCCGCTACCTGCCGCTGACGGCCGGCGGCGTGCTGATCACGCTGTTTTCGCTGGAGCGGATCGTGCTGCGGTGGTCGGGAGTCGACGTCGACATGGACGCGCATGAGGAGGACGTGCCGTCGCTCTCGGAAGTGAAGGAAGTGTGA
- a CDS encoding TRAP transporter substrate-binding protein: protein MMHFSKLAGATLLAAALMTGAAAAQTVLRSSDTHPDGYPTVEAVKYFGDLVKERTGGRYSVEVYHSAQLGQEADTIEQVRSGVIDLNRVSMAPWNSLVPLTKIPSLPYLFTSPDHARKVMAGEIGDEIAKGFDEHGVVVIAFYDGGARSFYNSKKAVNTVDDLKGMKYRVIQSDVFVDMVAALGATATPMPYGEVYSSIETGVIDGAENNFPSYESAKHFEVAKFYSLDEHTIVPEVFVMAKTAWDKLSDEDKAIFKQAGKESMEKQWQLWDERVAASRKIVEDAGSQINTPEKQPFIDAMAPVYEKYVNTPELKAFVERIRAVK, encoded by the coding sequence ATGATGCATTTTTCGAAACTGGCGGGAGCGACGCTCCTTGCCGCCGCCCTCATGACCGGCGCCGCCGCGGCCCAGACCGTGCTGCGCTCGTCGGACACGCATCCGGACGGCTACCCGACCGTCGAGGCGGTCAAGTACTTCGGGGATCTGGTGAAGGAGCGCACCGGCGGCCGGTATTCGGTCGAGGTCTATCACTCCGCGCAGCTCGGCCAGGAAGCCGACACGATCGAACAGGTGCGCTCGGGTGTCATCGACCTCAACCGCGTCTCCATGGCGCCCTGGAACAGCCTTGTCCCGCTGACCAAGATCCCTTCCCTGCCCTATCTCTTCACCTCGCCCGATCATGCCCGCAAGGTGATGGCAGGCGAGATCGGCGACGAGATCGCCAAGGGCTTTGACGAGCATGGCGTGGTGGTGATCGCCTTTTACGATGGCGGCGCGCGCTCCTTTTACAATTCCAAGAAGGCGGTCAACACCGTCGACGACCTGAAGGGCATGAAATACCGCGTCATCCAGTCGGATGTTTTCGTGGACATGGTGGCCGCGCTCGGCGCGACGGCGACTCCGATGCCGTATGGCGAGGTCTATTCCTCGATCGAGACCGGCGTCATCGACGGCGCCGAGAACAACTTCCCCAGCTACGAATCGGCCAAGCATTTCGAGGTCGCCAAGTTCTATTCACTCGATGAGCACACCATCGTGCCGGAAGTGTTCGTCATGGCCAAGACCGCCTGGGACAAGCTCTCGGACGAAGATAAGGCGATCTTCAAGCAGGCCGGCAAGGAATCCATGGAGAAGCAGTGGCAGCTCTGGGACGAGCGCGTCGCAGCCTCCCGCAAGATCGTCGAGGATGCGGGCTCGCAGATCAACACCCCGGAAAAGCAGCCGTTCATCGACGCCATGGCGCCGGTCTACGAAAAATATGTGAACACGCCTGAGCTCAAGGCCTTCGTCGAGCGTATCCGCGCGGTGAAATGA
- the uxaC gene encoding glucuronate isomerase: MSALVADDLLFSAEATARGVARALYASVKELPIVSPHGHTDPRWYALDEPFPDPAQLLIVPDHYVFRMLFSQGVPLEDLGVPARDGSHVETDGRTIWRRFAENFHLFRGTPTRLWFDYVLSGVFGIDDLLNAATADRSYDAIAALLQTEAYRPRALFKRFNIEVIATTEGALDDLRYHRQIRDSGWDGRVVTAYRPDSVVDPDFEGFLDNLDRLGEITGCDTGTWAGYLEAHRERRVYFREFGATSSDHGHATADTANLSSAAAAELFNRIRAGSDDERERRLFRAQMLTEMAKMSLDDGLVLQIHPGAWRNHSPAALQKFGRDKGFDIPTRTDYVAALKPLLDCVGTERDLTVIAFTLDESSYARELAPLAGVYPALRLGPAWWFHDSPEGIRRFREMTTETAGFYNTVGFNDDTRAFPSIPARHDLARRVDCAFLARLVTEHRLREDEAYELAQELAYSLAKRAYRL, encoded by the coding sequence ATGAGCGCGTTGGTCGCGGACGATCTTCTGTTTTCGGCGGAAGCGACCGCCCGCGGCGTGGCGCGCGCACTCTACGCGTCGGTGAAGGAACTGCCGATCGTCAGCCCGCACGGCCACACCGACCCGCGCTGGTATGCGCTCGACGAGCCGTTTCCGGACCCGGCGCAGCTTCTGATCGTCCCGGATCACTACGTCTTTCGCATGCTTTTCAGTCAGGGAGTGCCGCTGGAAGATCTCGGCGTTCCCGCCCGCGACGGCTCTCACGTCGAGACGGACGGGCGCACGATCTGGCGACGCTTCGCGGAGAATTTTCATCTTTTTCGCGGCACGCCGACACGGCTCTGGTTCGACTACGTTCTTTCCGGCGTATTCGGCATTGACGACCTGCTGAATGCCGCGACAGCCGACCGATCCTACGACGCCATTGCAGCCCTTTTGCAGACCGAGGCTTATCGACCCCGGGCGTTGTTCAAGCGCTTCAATATCGAAGTTATCGCCACGACCGAGGGCGCGCTGGACGATCTTCGGTATCACCGCCAGATCCGCGACAGCGGCTGGGACGGCCGCGTCGTCACCGCCTACAGACCAGACTCGGTGGTCGATCCGGATTTTGAGGGCTTTCTCGATAACCTCGACCGTCTTGGCGAAATCACCGGCTGCGATACGGGCACATGGGCGGGCTATCTCGAGGCCCATCGCGAGCGCCGCGTCTATTTCAGGGAATTCGGCGCGACCTCGAGCGATCACGGCCACGCTACCGCCGACACGGCGAATCTCTCGTCCGCGGCGGCAGCGGAATTGTTCAACCGCATCCGCGCCGGATCGGACGATGAACGCGAAAGACGGCTGTTCCGCGCCCAGATGCTGACGGAAATGGCGAAGATGAGCCTGGATGACGGGCTGGTCCTTCAGATCCACCCCGGCGCATGGAGGAACCATTCGCCCGCCGCGCTGCAGAAATTCGGCCGCGACAAGGGTTTCGACATTCCGACCCGCACGGATTACGTCGCCGCGCTGAAGCCGCTGCTCGACTGCGTCGGCACCGAGCGCGACCTCACGGTCATCGCCTTCACGCTTGACGAGTCGAGCTACGCGCGGGAACTGGCGCCGCTGGCCGGCGTCTATCCAGCCCTCAGGCTCGGACCGGCCTGGTGGTTTCACGACAGCCCGGAAGGGATACGTCGTTTCCGGGAGATGACCACCGAGACGGCCGGCTTCTACAACACGGTGGGTTTCAACGACGATACCCGCGCCTTCCCATCCATTCCGGCCCGCCACGACCTGGCGCGCCGCGTCGATTGCGCATTCCTCGCGCGTCTCGTCACGGAACACCGCCTGCGGGAGGACGAGGCATACGAGCTTGCGCAGGAACTGGCCTATTCGCTCGCGAAGCGCGCGTATCGGCTCTAG
- a CDS encoding Gfo/Idh/MocA family oxidoreductase — protein sequence MGRVRISVIGLGMASGPHAHSLADLRERVEVVAAFSPSPARREAFAATHGFAVCDSAERIFSDASIDAVMLLTPPSSHLELMRRAAEAGKHVLLEKPLEISRERSEALVSAAASAGIRLGVVLQHRFRPITLALAELIGQGRLGEIVSASSRLYNWRPQSYYDQPGRGTLARDGGGVLLTQGIHTLDLMISLAGLPVEATGYVATSSIHRMETEDLAMAAIRFGNGGIGTVSATTCAYPGMADAVDIIGSKGTARIDGTTLHAAFHDGTEIRKNDGSLGGGAGADPMAFPHEHHRAVLADFLDAIEDGRDPKVTGREALKVHRLIDAILESSRTGRPQAV from the coding sequence ATGGGGCGCGTCAGAATCAGCGTGATCGGTCTCGGCATGGCATCGGGTCCGCATGCGCACAGCCTTGCCGATCTGCGAGAAAGGGTCGAAGTCGTGGCGGCCTTCAGCCCGAGCCCGGCGCGGCGCGAGGCTTTTGCGGCAACTCACGGCTTTGCGGTCTGCGACAGCGCCGAGCGGATTTTCTCAGATGCTTCCATCGATGCGGTGATGCTGCTGACGCCGCCCAGCAGCCATCTCGAACTGATGCGGCGCGCGGCGGAGGCGGGGAAGCACGTGCTCCTGGAAAAACCTCTCGAAATAAGCCGCGAGCGCTCGGAGGCGCTTGTTTCAGCGGCGGCGTCCGCCGGCATAAGGCTCGGCGTCGTGTTGCAGCACCGGTTCCGGCCCATCACCCTGGCGTTGGCGGAGCTGATCGGCCAGGGGAGGCTGGGAGAGATCGTCAGCGCGTCCTCCCGCCTCTACAACTGGCGACCGCAGAGCTACTACGACCAGCCGGGGCGTGGAACGCTGGCGCGTGACGGCGGCGGCGTGCTGCTCACGCAGGGCATCCACACGCTGGACCTCATGATTTCGCTTGCCGGTCTCCCCGTGGAGGCCACGGGTTACGTCGCGACAAGTTCGATCCACCGTATGGAGACCGAGGATCTGGCGATGGCCGCCATCCGCTTCGGCAATGGCGGCATCGGTACGGTAAGCGCGACGACCTGCGCCTATCCCGGCATGGCCGATGCGGTCGATATCATCGGGTCGAAGGGGACGGCCCGGATCGATGGGACGACACTGCACGCCGCCTTTCATGACGGCACGGAGATCAGGAAGAACGACGGGAGCCTCGGCGGCGGCGCCGGCGCCGATCCCATGGCCTTCCCGCATGAACATCATCGCGCGGTGTTGGCGGATTTCCTCGACGCCATAGAGGACGGACGCGATCCGAAGGTGACGGGGCGCGAGGCGCTCAAGGTGCACCGTCTGATCGACGCAATACTGGAATCTTCGCGAACGGGCCGGCCGCAAGCGGTATGA
- a CDS encoding murein L,D-transpeptidase — translation MTILAAAGLLLAGCVSSVLDADQRGSQPIPTALVSKMKANAMSPADPIVVRIFKQESELEIWKRTRTGQYALLKTYPMCRWSGQLGPKKRAGDRQAPEGFYSIPASMLNPKSQYYLSVNLGYPNRLEASLGYTGEALMIHGACSSSGCYAMTDEGVGEIYAVGREALKGGQRAFQVQAYPFRMTAQNMAKNRNDPNYAFWQNLKSGYDTFEKTRRPPQVGYCGGGYAFAAEGQAAPISDPQAACPPDGNALIAARENADDAAISSMATGSIAVSEQAYTDGGMHPVFRKMLERNGATSLAKRTSKTAVPISRPEAALADPYVPAK, via the coding sequence ATGACCATTTTAGCGGCGGCCGGACTGCTGCTCGCCGGATGCGTTTCCAGCGTGCTCGACGCCGATCAGCGCGGTTCGCAGCCGATACCGACGGCGCTCGTCTCGAAGATGAAGGCAAACGCGATGTCGCCGGCCGATCCCATCGTCGTGCGCATCTTCAAGCAGGAAAGCGAACTCGAGATCTGGAAGCGCACGCGCACCGGACAGTATGCGCTGCTGAAGACCTATCCGATGTGCCGTTGGTCGGGACAGCTCGGGCCGAAGAAGCGCGCGGGCGACCGGCAGGCGCCGGAAGGTTTTTACAGCATTCCGGCGAGCATGCTGAACCCCAAGTCGCAGTACTATCTCTCCGTCAATCTCGGCTACCCGAACAGGCTGGAGGCGTCTCTCGGCTACACCGGCGAGGCGTTGATGATCCACGGCGCCTGCTCGTCGTCGGGCTGCTACGCGATGACTGACGAAGGTGTCGGTGAAATCTACGCGGTCGGCAGGGAGGCGCTGAAGGGCGGACAGCGCGCATTCCAGGTCCAGGCATATCCGTTCCGCATGACCGCGCAGAACATGGCGAAGAACCGGAACGATCCGAACTACGCGTTCTGGCAGAATCTGAAGAGCGGCTATGACACATTCGAGAAGACCCGGCGACCGCCGCAGGTAGGCTATTGCGGCGGAGGCTACGCCTTCGCGGCGGAAGGCCAGGCCGCGCCGATCTCCGATCCGCAAGCCGCCTGCCCGCCGGACGGCAATGCGCTGATCGCTGCGCGCGAGAATGCCGACGATGCCGCGATCTCCTCTATGGCGACGGGCAGCATCGCCGTTTCGGAGCAGGCTTATACGGATGGCGGCATGCATCCCGTCTTCCGCAAGATGCTGGAGCGCAACGGCGCGACAAGCCTTGCAAAGCGCACCTCGAAGACGGCAGTGCCGATCAGCCGCCCGGAAGCCGCGCTGGCAGATCCTTACGTGCCGGCGAAATAG